A DNA window from Arachis hypogaea cultivar Tifrunner chromosome 18, arahy.Tifrunner.gnm2.J5K5, whole genome shotgun sequence contains the following coding sequences:
- the LOC112770698 gene encoding BEL1-like homeodomain protein 1, with product MATYFHGSNSEMQSSSPSASASGADGGLQTLYLMNPNYHHVPYSDAPTQNMLLLNPNHQAHALNLANLSHAPPPPHHQLLIHRLPNSDDNSRASLFGHHDIATATAPPTFHGFSAPRVQYNLWGSVVDQPQPSPSSSSGGADMGFRRPTQQGLSLSLSSQQQQQQQQQQTGTYRSLSGEVEVAVAGGVGNSPSSASNGISGVQGVLLGSKYLKAAQELLDEVMNVGNKGISKEEFAEKVKPNRESNSGVGEGSSGGGVCGGENSDAGKHVAELTTAQRQELQMKKSKLVCMLDEVEQRYRQYHHQMQVVISSFEQAAGFGAAKSYTSLALKTISKQFRCLKDAISSQIRATSKTLGEDDCLGAKVEGSRLRYVDHHLRQQRALQQLGMIQPNAWRPQRGLPERAVSILRAWLFEHFLHPYPKDSDKVMLAKQTGLTRSQVSNWFINARVRLWKPMVEEMYMEEVKEQEINNNNNNGSERSKESSKELGSASNATTNNGAPDNNNNNNNPVLDPIKVLHQSKQECFNNNSSPTGAGEISVNSSLSTSPMGGGVGSLQSHSGFHLAGSSDMQIRSPNKARNASEIMHNSPSSILSVDMEMKHINGDHHREPNSITGYGAFSMEDIGTRFSNVTDHHHHHHHHQLGSSRFQGNNGVSLTLGLPHNDNTVPISATQHGFLPQNMHSLGRRLEIGNNGNEFCVINNPSSSHPGPTYESIDIQNRKRFAAQLLHDFVA from the exons ATGGCAACGTACTTTCATGGAAGCAATTCTGAAATGCAATCTTCTTCGCCTTCAGCTTCCGCTTCTGGTGCAGATGGTGGCTTGCAGACACTTTACCTTATGAACCCAAACTACCACCACGTGCCCTATTCTGACGCGCCGACGCAAAACATGCTTCTTCTTAATCCTAACCACCAAGCCCACGCGCTCAACCTCGCCAACTTATCCCACGCGCCCCCTCCACCACACCACCAACTACTCATTCATCGACTTCCCAACTCCGACGACAACTCCCGGGCCTCTCTCTTCGGACACCACGACATCGCCACGGCTACCGCCCCGCCCACTTTCCACGGCTTCTCTGCGCCGCGCGTGCAGTACAATCTGTGGGGCTCTGTGGTCGACCAGCCTCAACCGTCGCCGTCCAGCAGCTCCGGAGGCGCCGACATGGGTTTCCGGCGGCCTACTCAGCAGGGCTTGTCGCTCAGCCTCTCctcacagcagcagcagcagcagcaacagcaaCAAACAGGTACCTATAGGTCTCTCTCCGGCGAGGTTGAAGTTGCCGTTGCCGGAGGTGTCGGTAACTCGCCGTCATCGGCGTCGAACGGGATCTCGGGCGTGCAGGGTGTTCTGTTGGGATCAAAGTACCTGAAAGCCGCACAGGAGCTTCTTGACGAGGTGATGAACGTGGGCAATAAGGGAATTTCAAAGGAGGAGTTCGCAGAGAAGGTGAAGCCCAATAGGGAATCAAATTCTGGCGTCGGTGAAGGATCCAGTGGCGGCGGCGTCTGCGGCGGAGAGAACAGTGACGCCGGGAAGCATGTTGCTGAACTCACGACTGCTCAGAGACAAGAGCTTCAGATGAAGAAATCCAAGCTTGTCTGCATGCTCGATGAG GTGGAACAAAGGTACCGGCAATACCACCACCAAATGCAAGTTGTGATATCATCGTTTGAGCAAGCGGCGGGTTTCGGGGCGGCGAAATCGTACACGTCGCTAGCCCTAAAGACAATCTCGAAGCAATTCCGGTGCCTTAAGGATGCGATATCTTCACAGATAAGAGCAACAAGCAAGACATTGGGAGAGGATGATTGCTTAGGAGCTAAGGTAGAAGGTTCGAGGCTTAGGTATGTGGATCACCATCTTCGCCAACAAAGGGCACTGCAGCAACTTGGAATGATTCAACCCAATGCTTGGAGGCCACAAAGAGGCTTACCTGAACGCGCTGTTTCAATTCTTCGTGCATGGCTTTTTGAGCATTTCCTTCACCC TTATCCTAAGGACTCTGATAAAGTTATGCTAGCAAAGCAAACTGGACTTACTAGGAGCCAG GTGTCTAACTGGTTCATCAATGCCCGGGTTCGGCTATGGAAACCAATGGTTGAGGAAATGTACATGGAAGAAGTGAAGgagcaagaaatcaataacaacaacaacaacggtTCAGAGAGATCaaaggaatcaagcaaggagttAGGTTCAGCTTCAAATGCTACTACTAATAATGGAGCTCcagataataataacaataataataatccaGTTCTTGATCCCATAAAAGTTCttcatcaatcaaaacaagaatgcTTCAACAACAACAGCTCTCCAACGGGGGCCGGCGAGATCTCGGTGAATTCTTCGTTGTCCACTTCTCCCATGGGTGGAGGAGTAGGATCCCTTCAATCCCACAGCGGTTTCCATCTTGCAGGTTCCTCTGACATGCAAATTAGGAGCCCAAACAAGGCTAGAAACGCTTCCGAAATTATGCATAACTCCCCAAGTAGTATCCTCTCAGTGGACATGGAAATGAAGCACATCAATGGGGATCATCATAGAGAACCCAATAGTATCACTGGTTATGGAGCTTTCTCAATGGAAGACATTGGAACCAGGTTCAgtaatgtcactgatcatcatcatcatcatcatcatcatcaattagGTTCTTCAAGGTTCCAAGGCAACAATGGTGTGTCTCTCACCCTGGGGCTTCCACACAACGACAACACTGTTCCTATCTCCGCAACTCAACATGGATTTCTTCCACAGAATATGCATAGTTTGGGAAGGAGACTTGAGATTGGAAACAATGGCAATGAGTTTTGTGTGATCAACAATCCAAGTTCTTCTCACCCTGGACCTACCTATGAAAGCATTGACATTCAGAACAGAAAGAGGTTTGCTGCACAGTTATTGCATGATTTTGTGGCTTGA